A window of Kribbella sp. NBC_00382 genomic DNA:
GTCGTCGACCGACACCCGGCCCTCGTCGAGCAGCTCGCCGAAGGCACGCAACCGCTGCCGGATGCCCTTCGTGTAGTCGAGCCGGTCCACGCCGAGCAGGATGTGCGCCGGGTTGCCGACCTCCTGGCGCATCTCCGCGGCCCGCGCCTCGGTCTCGGGCTGCCGCGCGAGCTGCTCCAGCTCACCGACATCGATCGAGATCGGGAACGCCTTCGCCCGTACGACGCGATCGTCCGGCAGATGAATCCGGTCGCCGCGGGTCCGCAACCCCATCCGGTTGCGCGCGAGCCGGGCGAAGTTCGACGCAGCCCCCGGCCGCTGGAAACCGACCAGGTCGGCGCCCATCAGCCCGTCGAGGATCTGCCGGCGCCACGGCATCTGCGCGAACAGCTCGGTCGGCGGGAACGGGATGTGCAGGAAGAAGCCGATCCGTACGTCGGGACGCAACCGGCGCAGCATCGCCGGTACGAGCTGCAGTTGGTAGTCGTGCACCCAGACCACCGCGTTGTCGTCGGCTGCCTCCGCGGCCGCCTCGGCGAACCGGCGGTTGACCGCGACGTACGACTCCCACCACTCCCGGTGGAACTCGGGCGCCACGATCACGTCGTGGTAGAGCGGCCAGAGCGTCGCGTTGGAGAAGCCTTCGTAGTACAGCTGGATGTCCTCGGCCGACAGCGTCACCGGGACGAGGTGCATCCCGCCCTCGTCGAACGGGTCCAGCTTCTCGTCCGCGCCACCGGTCCAGCCGATCCAGGCGCCGTGGTGGCGCTGCATCACCGGCGCCAGCGCGGTCACCAGGCCACCGGGGCTGCGGCGCCAGGCAGTGGTGCCGTCGGGCATCTCGATCCGGTCGACAGGCAGCCGGTTGGCCACCACTACGAAGGAACTGCGTCCGCTCGGCATCAGTTGTTATCCACCCAGGTATTCGTCGTCGCCGGGGTAGCTGACCCCGATCTGTCTACGCGTCTCGTCCAGCAGCTCGAGGATCTCGATCGTCGCGGCATGCGGAAGGGCCGGGCACTCGATCTGCCCGGCGCGCAGCGCACGCATCACTTCGGCTGCTTCGTAGTGGTACCCAAGGCCATGCGCCGGTACGTCCACGCGCTCCTGGCCGCTGGCCGTACTGCGGACGTAGTACTCGGGGTTGTGGAAGCGGTGCGGGAGCAGCAGGCTGCCCTCGGGACCGCTGACCGAGGCAGTCCACGGGTTCTGCGAACGGAGCCCGCAGGTCAGCGCGGCGACCGCGCCGGAGTCGTAGCGCCAGGCCATCGCGACGTTCAGGTCGACGCCGTCGTCGTTGAGCGAGCCGACCGCCTTGACCTCGGCGGGCTTGCCGAGCGCCATGTAGACGAACGTCATCGGGTAGATGCCGCCGTCCATCAGCGAGCCGCCGCCCAGGGCGTGATCGAGCAGCCGGGCCGGGAGTTGCGGCTTGTGGAAGCCGAAGTCGGCCAGCGCCTCCATCGGCTCACCGATGGTGCCCTTGGCCAGGTCCTCGAAGAACGCCTGGACGACGGGGTTGGTGCGCATCCACATCGCCTCGGCGAAGAGCGTGTTGTTCTCGTGGGCGACGGCAACGAGGTCGCGGGCCTGCTTCGCGGTCAGCGTGACCGGCTTCTCGCAGAGTACGGCGATCTTGGCCTGCAGCGCGGCGCGGGCGATCGCGTAGTGCTGCGGGTGCGGAGTACCGATGTAGAGGACGTCGACGTGGCCGTCGTCGATCAGCCGGCGCCAGTCGTCGTACCGGTGCTCGATGCCGAACTCGTCGGCGAACTTGTTCGCGGACTCCAGTGAGCGTGACGCGACGGCCGTCACCACCGCCTCGTCTTCGAGGACGGCGAGGTCTTTGGTGAACGAGGTGGAGATGTTGCCAGTAGCAACAACTCCCCAGCGGACGCGATCTACACCCATGGTGTGAACTCCGGGGTCGGGAACGGGCCGTGAGCCTTGATTCTCGCGGTTTCGAAGGCGTGCGCCAAGCGAATGAGGGTGGCGTCACTGCGGCCGGTGCCGTGGAAGGTGATCCCGACAGGCAGGCCTTCGACCAGGCCGGACGGCACCGCGAGCAGCGGATAGCCGGCCAATGCGGCATGTGAGGACGAACTGCCGAGCACGTGATCTCCGTTGAGCAGGTCGATCGCCCAAGCAGGTGAGTACGACGGTGTGACCAGTGCGTCTAGCTGATTGTCGCGCAACAGGTTGTCGATCCCGTCGCGACCGGCTCGCAGCCCGGACAGCCGGGCGGCGACGTAGACGGCCGAGTCGAGGCCGTCGGTCTGCTCGGAGCGCTCGAAGAGTTCTTGGCCGAAGTACCGGAGCTCCGTGTCGGCGTGGGCCTTGTTGAAGGCGATCACGTCGGCGACGGTGCGCGGGCCGCCGGGGTGGCGGGTGGCCAGGTACGCGGCGAGGTCGACCTTCATCTCGTACGCGAGGATCGCGAGCTGGTCCTCCTCGCTGCCCGGCGACGGCAGCGACAGCCGGTCGACGAGCGTCGCGCCGGCCGCCGACAGCAGCGTCAGTGCCTGCTCGGTGACCTGGTCGAGGCTGTTCGAGTACCCCCACAACGGGCCACGCGGTACTCCGATGCGAACGCCGGTGAGGTCCTCCGATGCGCAGCTGGCCTCGTAGTCGATGCCACCGCCGGTCATCACGGTGAGCAGGGCGGCGGCCTGACGGACGGTCCTGGTCATCGGACCGGCCGTGTCCTGCGAGTGGCTGAGCGGGATGATGCCCTGCTGCGGGATCAGGCCGACCGTCGGTTTGAGGCCGACGATGCCGTTGAGGGCCGCTGGGCAGACGATCGAGCCGTTGGTCTCGGTACCGATCGCGAGGTCGGCCAGCCCGGCGGCGACTGCTGCGCCGGAGCCGCTCGAGGAGCCGCCGGCGGAGCGGTTGAGGGCGTACGGGTTGCGGGTCAGGCCGCCGTACGCGCTCCAGCCGGATGACGAGGCCGAGCCGCGGAAGTTGGCCCACTCGCTCAGATTCGTCTTGCCCAGGATGATGCAGCCGGCCTCACGCAGGCGGCGGACCAGCGGGGCGTCGTACGGGGGAGGCGGCTGGTCGGCCAGCGCCAGTGAGCCCGCCGTGGTGGGGAGGTCGGCGGTGTCGATGTTGTCCTTGACCAGCACGGGCAGGCCGTGGAGTGGTCCACGGATCCGGCCGTCGTCACGTTCCGTGTCCAGTCGGACGGCTTCGGTCAGGGCGGCTGGGTTGGGGGTGCAGACGGCGTTCACGAGCGGATTCAGCTCGGAGTACCGGAACTGCAGCTCCTCGACCGCCGCGACGGCGGTTCGCGGACCGGGCGACACGTCGCCGGGGCCTTGTCGAGTTGAGCTCACACCGTCGATCCTGCCAGAGTTGAGCGCGCCCGGCCGTCCGCCTGGGTGTCCGTGGGATCCACCCTGCTCCGTCCCGCGACACAACGCTAAGTAGCTGCGCGGTGAATGACATTGCTGTCGTTCTCCGCGTAGGGTGGAACGCGGACGGACGATCACCGACCGCACGGGAGTCACCAGCAGATGGACAGCGCCAACGCCAGCACCTCCGGCCCCGCCGAGGCGGGCCTGCCGGCCGTCGCTGGGTTGTCCGACCGGGACGGTGCCATCCTCGGCTTCGAGCGGCACTGGTGGAAGTACGCCGGTGCCAAGGAGCAGGCGATCCGGGACCAGTTCCAGATGTCGGCGACCCGGTACTACCAGGTGCTCAACGCCCTGATCGACCGGCCCGAGGCCCTCGCGCACGACCCACTGCTGGTCAAGCGCCTGCGCCGGCTGCGAGCCGCCCGCCAACGGGCCCGATCCGCCCGTCGGCTGGGCATCGAGGTCTGAAGTCTTGAACCGCCGTTCGCGCGACGACAGGGGCCAGGTCCTCTCGTCTCTGGTCGCCGTGCTCGCCGTGGTCGCGATCGTCGGTGGGTTGCTGGTGCTGTTCGGGACGCGGGGCAACGACTCGGTGGCGGACTCCGGGAAGCCCGCGGCCTCGCCGACCCCGAAGCCCTCGCCTAAGCCGAGTGCGCCGGTGTCTTCGGCACCACCTGCCGAGCCGTCCTCTACTCCGCCGCCTGTCGAGCCCTCTGCGCCGACCTCCGTGACGCCTTCCGGGCAGCCGTCCGCGCCCCCGAGTGCTCCGGCATCGATCCCAGTGACCGAGCGGCCGGCCGTCGAGGTCTACAACAACACTCCGCGCAAGGGACTGGCCGAGGACGTCTCGGTCCGGGCCCGGCAGGCCGGCTGGATCGTCACCGGCAAGGACAACTGGCACGGCAAGATCGTCGCCAGCACGGTGTACTTCCCGGCCGGGATGCAGGCCGAGGCGAACCAGCTCGCCCGGGATCTCGGGATCGGCCGCACCAAGGACGCCCTCGACAACATGAAGAAGGACCGGCTCACGGTCATTCTCACCACGGACTACGCCGGATGAGTACTCCCGAACTGGTGACTGCGGCCGGGCGGGAGGGCTGGGAGGCGCTCGTCGCGGATCCGGCCAGTGCGGTGATCGCGTCGGACTTCGACGGCACGCTGTCGCCGTTGGTGGAGGATCCGTCGATGTCGCGGGCGGCCGATGGGGCGCTCGACGCACTGGCCCGGCTGGCCCGGTCGGTGGGGCAGGTGGCCATCGTGACCGGCCGGCCCGCATTGGTCGCTACCGAGCTGTCTGGGGTTACTGGGCATCCGGGGTTGGGGCGTCTCGTAGTACTGGGTCACTACGGGCTGGAGCGGTGGGAGGCGTCCACTGGTGCCGTCACTAGCGACCCTGTACCGCCTGGGGTCGAGGTAGCCCGTGAGAAGCTCCCTGCTCTGCTGCAGGAGCTCGGCTTCGGTGACGCGTTCGTAGAAGACAAGGGCAGCTCGCTCGCGGTTCACACGCGCCGCCTGCCCGACCCAGTGCCTGCACTAGAGGTACTACGCCAGCCCCTGACTGACCTGGCCGAGTCGGTGGACCTCCGCCTGGAGCCCGGCAACCTGGTTCTCGAACTCCGCCCACCCGGCATCGACAAGGGCGTAGCCCTCCGCCGCCTGATCGAGTCCACCGGCGCCCGCACCGTCCTCTACGCCGGCGACGACCTCGGCGACCTGGCCGCCTTCGAAGCCCTCGACATCCTTCGCCGTGATGGCCTGCACGCAGTACTGGTAGCCGCCCGCTCCTCCGGCGCCACCGCCCTCACCGATGCCGCCGACATCGTCGTAGACGACCCCTCCGGCGTAGTCACAGTCCTCACCGCCCTGGCCGACGCCATCGCAACCCGCTGACGTTGTCGCTGCCGCACCTTGCCGATTCCGCCTTCACCTTCACTGAGGTTGGGCTCGTTGTTGTGCTTCGTGCGTGGCATCAGTTGCGTCTGAACGTCTGGCTGAGGATCTGCCCGAGCGGCCGCACCGGCTTCTCGTCGTAGTTGCCGTCGGTGAGGCTGGCGAGCCGCTCGAACGGGTTGCGGGAGGCCGGGCATCCGGTCCGGAGGAACGACCAGGCGACCGCCAGTACGTACAACGGCAGCATCGGCAGCCCGAACAGGCAGAAGTACTGCCACGAATGCCGCTCCTCATGCTTGACGAGCACCGGCCGCTCATCGAAGTACGCACGATCGTGCTTACTCACAATCACGTTCCCGATCGTGAACGCACTCGCCACCGGAAACCCCAGCCGATACCCGTTCGCATAAAACAACCCCCGAGGCCCCCGACTGAACCGCGCCCGCCCGATCACCCCCACGACCGCCCCCATGACCGTCGACAGATTGACCGTGTTCCACACCAACTTCAGCACCTGCCACCCAGACATCGCCCCACCTCCAGACTCAGTATCAACCGCCTCTCACCCCGATGTCCCAATGTCGCAATTCTTAGGACATCCGGTCGGTTCAGGCGTTGTCGGTGGGGTGGGCGAGACTGGGGGAGTGACTTCGGTGGTGCGGCGGTGGCGGGCGGGGCGGGTGGTGGATCCGCATGTGGTTATTGGGGGGTTGCGGAAGGGGCCGGGGGATCCGGCGTATGTGTTTGAGGCGGGGCGGCGGACTGTTTGGCGGGCTACTCGGACGCCGGATGGGGCGGTGTTGATCAGGCTTACGCCGTACTCCGGGCTGGGTGAAGTTGAGGCGGAGGCGTGGGGGCCGGGGGCGGGGTGGGCGCTGGACGGGGTGCCGGAGTTGTTGGGGGAGGCGGATAGCTGGGACGGGTTCGAGCCGTTGGCTGAGCATCGGGCGTTGGTGGATGCGGCTCGGCGGTTCTCGGACTTTCGGGTGCCTCGGACTCGGGCTGTGTTCGAGGCGATGGCTGCGGCTGGGATCGAGCAGGTGGTGACGGGGAAGGAGGCGTTCGCCGGGTGGCGGATGCTGCTGCGAGAGTACGGGGAACCGGCGCCGGGGCCGGGGTCGCCTGATGGGCGGAAGATGATGGTGCCGCCGTCGCCGGAGGAGTGGCGGATGATTCCGTCGTGGCAGTGGTTGCGTGCCGGGGTCGAGGGGCGCCGGTCGCGGGTGGTGATCACCGCGGCGACGCGGGCGGCGGCGTTGGAGCGGACGCTGGAGCTGACCGACGGGGCTGAGGTCGAGCGCCGGCTCAGGTCCCTGCCAGGCGTGGGAGTCTGGACCGCCGCGGAGGTCCGGCAGCGCGCCCACGGGGATGCCGATGCCTTCTCGTTCGCCGACTACCACGTCTCGCGCGACGTCTCGTACGCCCTCACCGGCGAAGAACTCGACGACGACGGCTGCGCCGAACTCATCGAGCCCTACCGAGGCCACCGCTACCGAGTCCAAGCCCTCCTAGGCCTGGCCGGCCACCATCACCCCCGCTACGGCCCCCGCAAATCCCTCCCCACCCACACCCCCGGCGCCACCCACCGCCTTCGCTAACCGACCGACCCATCCCGCGTTCCGCGCCCCCGGTGGTGAAAAGGGTGGGAGTTGGGCACTAGGAGCGGATATGAAGATCGACGGGGATGGGCTCTACCTGGTTGCCGGGTTGGCTCTGCTGGTTGGCGCGGTGTTGCCGCGACTCTTGCGGCGGTATGCGATTTCGGCGCCGATGGCGTTTGTGGCGGCTGGGTTGGTGTTGGGGGTGTTTGTCGAGCGGGGGCGGGTTAGTCCGATCGCTGAGTCGGGGGTGACTGAGCATCTGGCCGAGTTGACGATTTTGATTGCGTTGATGGGGGTCGGGCTGGCGATCGATCGGCCGATCGGGTGGAAGCGGTGGGCTGTGACGTGGCGCCTGTTGCTGGTGGCGATGCCTGCTTGTATCGCGGCAGTGGCCGGCGTGGGGTGGCTGGTGGGGTTGGCGCCGGCTACGGCCTTGCTGCTGGGCGCAGTACTGGCTCCTACCGACCCGGTGCTCGCGTCGGACGTACAGGTGCAAGGACCGACGACCGGGGAGGGCGCCGAGCCGGAGGAGGACGATGAGGTGCGGTTCGCGCTCACCTCGGAGGCGGGGCTCAACGACGGGCTGGCCTTCCCGTTCATCTACGCGGCTGTGTTCGCGGCGACGAAGGGAGCGGTCGGGAACTGGGCGCTGGAGTGGTTCGCCTGGGACCTGATCGGCAAGACCGTGATCGGTGTCGCCATCGGGATCGGGGCCGGCTGGTTGCTCGGCAAGATGGCGTTCTCCGCGCCGTCGCGCACTTTCCGGCTGGCCGATTCACGCGAGCCGGTACTGGCGTTGGCGATGACGCTCGGCGTGTACGGCCTCGCCCAGGTACTGCATGGCTATGGATTCATCGCCGTCTTCGTCGCCGCCCTGACGCTAAGGGCCGCCGAGCGCAGCCATGACTTCCACGAGGACCTACACGGCTTCATCGAGCAGCTGGAACACATCCTCACCTGGGGCATCCTGCTGCTGCTCGGCGTCGCGATCACCGGCGGCCTGCTCAAGCCACTGACCTGGGCAGGCGCCGCGATCGGCCTGCTCCTCGTGCTGGTACTACGTCCGCTCACCGCCTGGCTATCCCTGGCCAAGACGCCGATGCGCCGGTCCGAGCGCTGGGTCGCGGCGGCGTTCGGCGTACGGGGTGTGGGGTCGGTGTTCTACCTGGCCTACGCAGGCGCCGACTTCAGCACCGACCTGCCGTGGCTGTGGGCAACCGTCGGCTTCACCGTCGTACTAAGCGTCGCGGTCCACGGTGTCGCCGCCACCCCACTCATGCGCATGCTCGACCTCCGCCGCGACCGAGCCGCCTGAGCTTGAGCCGATCAGGGTCAAAATCTCACGATGAGATCAGGCGTCTCGTATGCTGGGAACGAAAGACACGATCCGGACCCGATTGGGTAGCCTCGTCAGTGCTCATCCAGAGGGACTGAGGGAAACGGCCCGTTGAAGTCCCGGCAACCCTCCCCGTGCGGCGGCTCGATCCGAGGCGCTCGGCGGCGGAACGGTGCCAAATCCGTCCTGTGCCGAGATCCGGTGCGGGGAAGATGAGGAGGGAAAACTCCGTCATGAGCCTGAGCACCGCGCCGACCACCCACACCATCCGTGAAGGTGCCTTCGGCAACGGCACGCATCTGAGCTGTCGCGCGTGCGGCGCCAAATCCGAGCTCGGCCCGTTCTACGCCTGTATGGAGTGCTTCGGCCCGCTCGAGGTCGGGTACGAGTTCCCGACCATCACGCGTGCGCAGATCGAAGCCGGACCCAAGAACATCTGGCGGTACCAGCCGCTGCTGCCCGTCCCGGTCGACGTGGCCAGCTTCCCGAACACCGAGCCCGGCTACACCCGGCTGATCGACGCCGGCAACCTGGCCCGCGAGCTCGGCCTGCGCAAGCTGTGGGTGAAGGACGACTCGGGCAACCCGACGCACTCGTTCAAGGACCGGGTCGTCGCCTCCGCCCTGAGCGCCACCCGCGAGCTCGGCATGAAGGTCTTCGCCTGCCCCTCCACCGGCAACCTCGCGAACGCCGTCGCCGCGGCCGCCGCCCGGGCCGGCATCCGCTCGGTCGTGTTCATCCCGCAGGACCTCGAGCGCCCCAAGATCATCACCACTGCCGTGTACGGCGGCACGCTGGTGGCCGTCGAGGGCAACTACGACGACGTGAACAAGCTCGCCTCCGAGATCGCCGGTGAGGAGGAGGGCTGGGCGTTCGTCAACGTCAACGTCCGCCCGTACTACTCCGAGGGCTCCAAGACGCTCGCCTTCGAGATCGCCGAGCAGCTCGGCTGGCGGATCCCGCAGCAGGTGGTGATCCCGGTCGCGTCCGGCTCGCAGCTGACCAAGATCGACAAGGGCTTCACCGAGCTCGGCAAGCTGGGCCTGGTCGACGCGACCGACTACAAGATCTACGGCGCCCAGGCGACCGGGTGCTCGCCGGTCGCGCAGGCGTTCCGGGACGGCCACGATGTGGTGAAGCCGGTCAAGCCGGACACCATCGCGAAGTCGCTGGCGATCGGCAACCCGGCCGACGGACCGTACGTGCTCGACGTGGCCCGGCGTACCGGCGGGGTGATCGAGGACGTCAGCGACGAAGAGGTCATCCAGGGCATCCAGTTGCTCGCCCGGACCGAGGGCATCTTCACCGAGACCGCGGGCGGGGTGACCGTCGCGACGCTGAAGAAGCTGATCGAGACGGGGCAGATCGACCCCGACGCCGAGACCGTGATCATCAACTCCGGCGACGGGCTCAAGACGCTCGACGCCGTGGCCGACCGGGTCGGCCCGAAGGTCACCATCCCCGCGTCGTACGACGCCTTCGTGAAGGCGGGTCTGCAGTGAGTGTCAGCGTCCGTGTCCCGACCATCCTGCGCCCCTACACCCAGGGTGCCTCCGAGGTCTCCGTCGAGGGGGCGACCCTGAGCGAGGTGCTCGAGTCCCTCGATACGTCGTACCCCGGCATCAAGGGCCGGGTGCTCGACGAGTCCGGCGAGCTCCGCCGGTTCGTCAACATCTACGTCGACAACGACGACGTCCGCTTCTCCGAGGGCCTGCAGACCCCCATCAAGGACGGCGGCCAGATCTCCATCATCCCCGCCGTCGCCGGCGGCTGATCCTGCGACCTTGAACACCGAACGGCGACCTTGAACAAGTAATAACTTGTTCAAGGTCGCCGTTTGCTGTCCGAGCCCACCGGTTGTGGGCTGGCGTTAGTCGGTGCCGGACTCCATTGCGGCGTTGTCGAGCAGGGCGTCCTCGGGGTTGGGCTCGCCCCGGGAGGCGATGTCGTCGGCGCCGCCCGTCGTCATCTCGCCGATCAGGGTGGTCTCGCCGAGCTGGTTGGTGTCGGCGCCCAGCAGCTGGGCGTGGGCGGTACCGATCATGCCCAGGCCGGCGTACTGCTCGAGCTTGGCGCGCGAGTCGGCGATGTCCAGGTTCCGCATGGTCAGCTGGCCGA
This region includes:
- a CDS encoding alpha,alpha-trehalose-phosphate synthase (UDP-forming); amino-acid sequence: MPSGRSSFVVVANRLPVDRIEMPDGTTAWRRSPGGLVTALAPVMQRHHGAWIGWTGGADEKLDPFDEGGMHLVPVTLSAEDIQLYYEGFSNATLWPLYHDVIVAPEFHREWWESYVAVNRRFAEAAAEAADDNAVVWVHDYQLQLVPAMLRRLRPDVRIGFFLHIPFPPTELFAQMPWRRQILDGLMGADLVGFQRPGAASNFARLARNRMGLRTRGDRIHLPDDRVVRAKAFPISIDVGELEQLARQPETEARAAEMRQEVGNPAHILLGVDRLDYTKGIRQRLRAFGELLDEGRVSVDDAVFIQVATPSRERVEQYRVLRDEIELLVGRINGEHGRIGTPAINYLHTSYSRTEMAALFRAADVAVVTPLRDGMNLVAKEYVACRYDDTGALVLSEFAGAADEFRQAFLVNPHDINGMKDTIVDAMNTDDRQLGRRMKAMRKHLAAHDVNVWAASFLKALHAED
- a CDS encoding Gfo/Idh/MocA family protein — protein: MGVDRVRWGVVATGNISTSFTKDLAVLEDEAVVTAVASRSLESANKFADEFGIEHRYDDWRRLIDDGHVDVLYIGTPHPQHYAIARAALQAKIAVLCEKPVTLTAKQARDLVAVAHENNTLFAEAMWMRTNPVVQAFFEDLAKGTIGEPMEALADFGFHKPQLPARLLDHALGGGSLMDGGIYPMTFVYMALGKPAEVKAVGSLNDDGVDLNVAMAWRYDSGAVAALTCGLRSQNPWTASVSGPEGSLLLPHRFHNPEYYVRSTASGQERVDVPAHGLGYHYEAAEVMRALRAGQIECPALPHAATIEILELLDETRRQIGVSYPGDDEYLGG
- a CDS encoding amidase, producing the protein MSSTRQGPGDVSPGPRTAVAAVEELQFRYSELNPLVNAVCTPNPAALTEAVRLDTERDDGRIRGPLHGLPVLVKDNIDTADLPTTAGSLALADQPPPPYDAPLVRRLREAGCIILGKTNLSEWANFRGSASSSGWSAYGGLTRNPYALNRSAGGSSSGSGAAVAAGLADLAIGTETNGSIVCPAALNGIVGLKPTVGLIPQQGIIPLSHSQDTAGPMTRTVRQAAALLTVMTGGGIDYEASCASEDLTGVRIGVPRGPLWGYSNSLDQVTEQALTLLSAAGATLVDRLSLPSPGSEEDQLAILAYEMKVDLAAYLATRHPGGPRTVADVIAFNKAHADTELRYFGQELFERSEQTDGLDSAVYVAARLSGLRAGRDGIDNLLRDNQLDALVTPSYSPAWAIDLLNGDHVLGSSSSHAALAGYPLLAVPSGLVEGLPVGITFHGTGRSDATLIRLAHAFETARIKAHGPFPTPEFTPWV
- a CDS encoding DUF3263 domain-containing protein, which encodes MDSANASTSGPAEAGLPAVAGLSDRDGAILGFERHWWKYAGAKEQAIRDQFQMSATRYYQVLNALIDRPEALAHDPLLVKRLRRLRAARQRARSARRLGIEV
- a CDS encoding LytR C-terminal domain-containing protein, giving the protein MNRRSRDDRGQVLSSLVAVLAVVAIVGGLLVLFGTRGNDSVADSGKPAASPTPKPSPKPSAPVSSAPPAEPSSTPPPVEPSAPTSVTPSGQPSAPPSAPASIPVTERPAVEVYNNTPRKGLAEDVSVRARQAGWIVTGKDNWHGKIVASTVYFPAGMQAEANQLARDLGIGRTKDALDNMKKDRLTVILTTDYAG
- the otsB gene encoding trehalose-phosphatase, with amino-acid sequence MSTPELVTAAGREGWEALVADPASAVIASDFDGTLSPLVEDPSMSRAADGALDALARLARSVGQVAIVTGRPALVATELSGVTGHPGLGRLVVLGHYGLERWEASTGAVTSDPVPPGVEVAREKLPALLQELGFGDAFVEDKGSSLAVHTRRLPDPVPALEVLRQPLTDLAESVDLRLEPGNLVLELRPPGIDKGVALRRLIESTGARTVLYAGDDLGDLAAFEALDILRRDGLHAVLVAARSSGATALTDAADIVVDDPSGVVTVLTALADAIATR
- a CDS encoding DNA-3-methyladenine glycosylase family protein; this translates as MLIRLTPYSGLGEVEAEAWGPGAGWALDGVPELLGEADSWDGFEPLAEHRALVDAARRFSDFRVPRTRAVFEAMAAAGIEQVVTGKEAFAGWRMLLREYGEPAPGPGSPDGRKMMVPPSPEEWRMIPSWQWLRAGVEGRRSRVVITAATRAAALERTLELTDGAEVERRLRSLPGVGVWTAAEVRQRAHGDADAFSFADYHVSRDVSYALTGEELDDDGCAELIEPYRGHRYRVQALLGLAGHHHPRYGPRKSLPTHTPGATHRLR
- a CDS encoding cation:proton antiporter — protein: MKIDGDGLYLVAGLALLVGAVLPRLLRRYAISAPMAFVAAGLVLGVFVERGRVSPIAESGVTEHLAELTILIALMGVGLAIDRPIGWKRWAVTWRLLLVAMPACIAAVAGVGWLVGLAPATALLLGAVLAPTDPVLASDVQVQGPTTGEGAEPEEDDEVRFALTSEAGLNDGLAFPFIYAAVFAATKGAVGNWALEWFAWDLIGKTVIGVAIGIGAGWLLGKMAFSAPSRTFRLADSREPVLALAMTLGVYGLAQVLHGYGFIAVFVAALTLRAAERSHDFHEDLHGFIEQLEHILTWGILLLLGVAITGGLLKPLTWAGAAIGLLLVLVLRPLTAWLSLAKTPMRRSERWVAAAFGVRGVGSVFYLAYAGADFSTDLPWLWATVGFTVVLSVAVHGVAATPLMRMLDLRRDRAA
- the thrC gene encoding threonine synthase produces the protein MSLSTAPTTHTIREGAFGNGTHLSCRACGAKSELGPFYACMECFGPLEVGYEFPTITRAQIEAGPKNIWRYQPLLPVPVDVASFPNTEPGYTRLIDAGNLARELGLRKLWVKDDSGNPTHSFKDRVVASALSATRELGMKVFACPSTGNLANAVAAAAARAGIRSVVFIPQDLERPKIITTAVYGGTLVAVEGNYDDVNKLASEIAGEEEGWAFVNVNVRPYYSEGSKTLAFEIAEQLGWRIPQQVVIPVASGSQLTKIDKGFTELGKLGLVDATDYKIYGAQATGCSPVAQAFRDGHDVVKPVKPDTIAKSLAIGNPADGPYVLDVARRTGGVIEDVSDEEVIQGIQLLARTEGIFTETAGGVTVATLKKLIETGQIDPDAETVIINSGDGLKTLDAVADRVGPKVTIPASYDAFVKAGLQ
- a CDS encoding ubiquitin-like small modifier protein 1, producing the protein MSVSVRVPTILRPYTQGASEVSVEGATLSEVLESLDTSYPGIKGRVLDESGELRRFVNIYVDNDDVRFSEGLQTPIKDGGQISIIPAVAGG